A DNA window from Camelina sativa cultivar DH55 chromosome 17, Cs, whole genome shotgun sequence contains the following coding sequences:
- the LOC104758001 gene encoding uncharacterized protein LOC104758001, which produces MHAKTDSEVTSIAASSPARSPRRPVYYVQSPSRDSHDGEKTATSFHSTPVLSPMGSPPHSQSSMGRHSRESSSSRFSGSLKPGSRKVNPNDGSKRKGHGGEKQWKECAVIEEEGLLDEGDRDRGVPRRCYVLAFIVGFFILFGLFSLILYGAAKPQKPKITVKSITFETLKVQAGQDAGGVGTDMITMNATLRMLYKNTGTFFGVHVTSTPIDLSFSQIKIGSGSIKKFYQSRNSHSTVVVHVTGEKIPLYGSGSTLLPPAPPAPLPKPKKKKGAPVVIPDPPAPPAPVPMTLSFIVRSRAYVLGKLVQPKFYKKIMCDINFEHKNLNKHIAITKNCTVTTV; this is translated from the exons atgcacGCCAAAACTGATTCCGAGGTGACAAGCATCGCAGCTTCATCACCAGCCAGATCTCCACGTAGACCAGTCTACTATGTCCAATCACCGTCACGCGACTCTCACGACGGAGAAAAAACCGCGACTTCGTTTCACTCAACTCCGGTGCTAAGTCCGATGGGATCTCCGCCGCATTCTCAATCGTCTATGGGTCGTCACTCTCGCGAATCGTCCTCTAGCCGATTCTCAGGCTCTCTGAAGCCCGGATCTAGAAAAGTCAACCCTAACGACGGCTCTAAACGGAAAGGTCACGGCGGAGAGAAGCAGTGGAAAGAGTGTGCGgtgattgaagaagaaggtttgtTAGATGAAGGTGATAGAGACCGTGGTGTTCCTCGTCGCTGCTATGTTTTGGCTTTCATCGTTggcttcttcattctctttggTCTCTTCTCTTTGATTCTTTACGGTGCTGCTAAACCTCAGAAACCTAAGATCACTGTCAAG AGTATAACGTTTGAGACGCTTAAGGTCCAAGCTGGTCAAGATGCTGGTGGTGTAGGAACTGATATGATCACGATGAACGCTACTCTAAGAATGTTGTATAAGAACACTGGAACATTCTTTGGTGTTCATGTTACTTCAACTCCTATTGATCTTAGCTTCTCTCAAATCAAAATCGGTTCTGGATCC ATCAAGAAATTTTATCAGTCAAGGAATAGTCACAGTACAGTGGTGGTGCATGTGACAGGAGAGAAGATCCCATTATATGGAAGTGGTTCGACTTTACTTCCACCGGCGCCTCCAGCTCCACTAcccaaaccaaagaagaagaaaggagctCCTGTTGTTATTCCCGACCCGCCAGCACCACCAGCACCGGTGCCAATGACGCTCAGTTTCATTGTCCGATCACGGGCTTACGTGTTGGGGAAGTTAGTGCAGCCAAAGTTCTACAAGAAGATCATGTGTGACATCAACTTCGAACACAAGAATCTTAACAAGCATATAGCCATCACCAAGAATTGCACCGTCACTACagtttga